The region CTGGATTATGCAGTTGTGAATGTGGGGATCATCCCACTCCATTTGCTGGAGAAATATAGACTCGAAGGAGCCGAACCCGTGCTGCCCGATGTAGATGCAATATCCTCCATGGGAATCCGTGTCATAGAAGGAGACTTCGTCTGCCAAAATCATGTGGTGCGGCATGACCCGTTGAAACTTGCTGAAGTCATAGTTGGTCTCACCAAGCGCGCAGATGATTATAGATTAGCACAGAACCTATGATGGCCAGTATGTCCGCCATGATGCCAAGCGCCAGGGTATGTCGGACTTTTTTTATTCCTACCGCTCCAAAATATATGGTAACGACGTAAAAGGTGGTCTCGCAGCTCGATTGGATCATTGAGGCCATCATGCCTATTGGCGAGTCCGGTCCGTGTGTCTTGAAGATGTCGACGAGCGCTCCAAGCGATCCTGTCGCTGACAATGGCCGGATTATCATAAGGGGCAGGAGTTCCGGCGGCATTCCCAGTAGCGAGACAATGGGCGCGAGGAGCTTTGCTATGAAAGGCAGCGCCCCTGAGGACCGAAACATGCCTATAGCTACAAACATCGCTATGAGGTAGGGCGCTATCCTGGCCGCGGCCATGAGTCCTTCCTTCGCGCCTTCAACGAACGTCTCATAGACCCTGATCCCCCTTAAATACCCAAACAGGCAGATGCCCAGTATCATTACAGGGATCATTATAGATGATATGATCTGAATAAGTATGATCACTGCGGGATCACCTTCTTTTGGAAATAGCTCGCAAAATCGCGTCTATGGTGAGGGTTGTGATCATCACCATGGATGTGAGAAAGATGATTGGTCCAACTATGCTTGTGGGCCTGGCGGAACCATTCTGCGCTCTGATGGCTATAACTGTTGTCGGCGCGAGGACTATTCCGGTGAGGGTCAATGCAACGAACGTGCACATGGGATAGGTAGCTGTGGTCTTGTCCTTGTTTAGCTCCTGCAATTTCTCCATTGCCCTCAAGCCCAGGGGAGTAGCAGCATTTCCCATCCCCAATAGATTTGCGACAACACTCAAGGTGATAGCCGCTATTGCAGGATGGTCTCGAGGGATGTCGG is a window of Bacillota bacterium DNA encoding:
- a CDS encoding spore maturation protein — encoded protein: MIPVMILGICLFGYLRGIRVYETFVEGAKEGLMAAARIAPYLIAMFVAIGMFRSSGALPFIAKLLAPIVSLLGMPPELLPLMIIRPLSATGSLGALVDIFKTHGPDSPIGMMASMIQSSCETTFYVVTIYFGAVGIKKVRHTLALGIMADILAIIGSVLIYNHLRAW